The following proteins are co-located in the Paludibaculum fermentans genome:
- a CDS encoding PEGA domain-containing protein: protein MTENVEVNGKTVIDQGAPVTGTITVVEPRHRMGKDGKLEFSVDRVASVDGQPVELRSEKQGKKNEKGITGKTVSAITTAPLMSKKGKERAFEKGLILEVYTNAAIISKSQGAAPMVVNGAARSGTIAVPITSEPPGAEIEVDGMFVGSTPSTVKMAPGERVVRVKKGGLVWSRKLSLQDGVNITLHAILEEPRASAEPTATPVSDATAVRREPAPEPASTTPAVSKELPTDRSSQQSVFVQSKPWRITTLDRERNSISGAVELDDKPERILTDGHFVYLTHLKGKNTFRLIIVDAQRSVKVKEILLGSISWGIYSMALEPKRLVIWTEKREWRIDRTTHEFTTGDPTRNRVEKILKGDRALSFSKDTESKGMLGLGTAFLPQNMWIEDLNSAETAKTIDVGGHVMAWKTSRDEKLLYLLVRSVKPKAKELLPRGELKVFDVASAQLLRTTPVPDNAEDLFRFAEDGPLWLQTSGLIQKIGDEGTLASVKIPFPAGTRLNMVAPVKIDERRYAVTVGGQHKLAVLEIEGGQIEKTIPVGRESVRRSKATKRTLTAIAITVGTAAAAGGAVAGGAPSAPYLIMFPGGGSGYIDAVLGPDKDKLYVLDAESEDVTVLSVRDWSVSATVPVGKDPQGLWAPEGGHFIYCFNMKNLFVVNMDSNEAAEKMSLDKDERVSVDEKRKELLIMKQDGLDVLDALTSQRKLMVADLANARMRLTPSDSAWSAYGLGSQF, encoded by the coding sequence GTGACGGAAAACGTCGAGGTGAATGGCAAGACGGTGATTGATCAAGGAGCTCCCGTAACCGGCACCATTACGGTCGTGGAACCCCGGCATCGGATGGGCAAGGACGGCAAACTTGAGTTTTCGGTAGATCGAGTGGCCAGCGTGGACGGGCAGCCCGTCGAACTACGTTCAGAGAAACAAGGAAAGAAGAATGAAAAGGGCATAACGGGCAAAACCGTTTCCGCAATTACCACCGCACCCCTCATGTCCAAAAAAGGAAAGGAGCGCGCGTTCGAAAAGGGATTGATTCTGGAGGTCTATACGAACGCCGCGATCATCTCGAAGAGCCAAGGCGCCGCTCCGATGGTGGTGAATGGCGCAGCCAGGTCCGGCACCATTGCGGTACCGATCACCTCCGAACCGCCGGGCGCGGAGATCGAGGTGGACGGAATGTTTGTGGGCAGTACACCGTCGACCGTCAAGATGGCTCCCGGTGAACGAGTGGTGAGAGTGAAGAAGGGTGGGCTCGTCTGGTCGCGAAAGCTCAGTCTGCAAGACGGCGTAAACATCACTCTCCACGCGATTCTGGAGGAACCCCGCGCTAGCGCGGAACCGACGGCCACGCCGGTGTCCGATGCAACTGCCGTTCGCCGCGAACCGGCTCCGGAGCCCGCCTCGACAACGCCGGCAGTGTCCAAGGAACTGCCCACTGACCGGTCATCGCAGCAATCGGTGTTCGTGCAGTCCAAGCCATGGCGTATCACCACACTGGACCGTGAGCGCAATTCGATTAGTGGAGCCGTGGAACTCGATGACAAACCGGAGCGCATCCTGACGGATGGACACTTTGTGTACCTCACCCATCTCAAGGGAAAGAACACATTCAGGCTCATCATTGTCGATGCCCAACGCAGCGTCAAGGTGAAGGAAATCCTGCTGGGGTCCATCAGTTGGGGCATTTACTCGATGGCGCTTGAACCCAAACGCCTGGTCATATGGACAGAGAAGCGCGAATGGAGGATCGACAGGACGACGCACGAATTCACAACAGGAGATCCCACGCGCAATAGGGTGGAGAAGATCCTGAAGGGCGACCGGGCGCTGAGCTTCTCGAAAGACACGGAATCAAAGGGAATGCTCGGACTTGGCACGGCCTTCCTTCCGCAGAACATGTGGATTGAAGATCTGAACAGCGCCGAGACGGCCAAAACAATCGACGTTGGCGGACACGTGATGGCTTGGAAGACATCGCGAGACGAAAAGTTGCTCTACCTGTTGGTGCGTTCCGTGAAGCCCAAGGCAAAGGAATTGCTACCCAGGGGTGAGCTCAAAGTATTCGATGTGGCCTCAGCGCAACTACTGCGCACAACTCCGGTTCCAGACAACGCCGAGGATCTCTTCCGGTTTGCGGAGGATGGCCCACTGTGGCTGCAAACGTCGGGCCTCATCCAGAAGATTGGAGACGAGGGCACGCTGGCCAGTGTCAAGATTCCCTTCCCGGCGGGCACCAGATTGAACATGGTCGCTCCGGTGAAGATCGATGAACGGCGGTACGCAGTGACGGTGGGAGGGCAGCACAAACTCGCCGTCCTGGAGATAGAGGGAGGACAGATCGAGAAGACCATTCCTGTCGGAAGAGAATCGGTGCGCCGGTCCAAGGCGACCAAGAGAACCCTGACGGCCATAGCGATCACGGTCGGCACAGCGGCGGCCGCTGGTGGAGCGGTTGCCGGAGGAGCGCCGTCAGCACCGTATCTCATCATGTTCCCCGGAGGCGGCTCCGGCTACATTGACGCTGTGCTGGGGCCGGACAAGGACAAGCTCTATGTGCTGGACGCGGAGAGCGAAGACGTGACGGTGCTGTCGGTGCGCGACTGGTCTGTCTCCGCCACCGTCCCGGTGGGGAAGGATCCGCAAGGTCTCTGGGCGCCGGAAGGCGGGCACTTCATTTATTGCTTCAACATGAAGAACCTCTTCGTGGTCAACATGGACTCCAATGAGGCAGCTGAGAAGATGTCGCTCGACAAGGACGAGCGCGTATCGGTCGATGAAAAGCGGAAGGAGCTGCTGATCATGAAGCAGGACGGACTGGATGTTCTAGACGCCCTGACTTCCCAGCGAAAGCTCATGGTGGCGGATCTTGCTAACGCCCGCATGCGGCTGACGCCGAGCGACTCGGCCTGGTCCGCCTACGGGCTGGGGTCGCAGTTCTAG
- a CDS encoding DUF4331 family protein, producing the protein MSHHYSGPDYGFPHGDARLDLTDLYAFPKPGGAGKSIVVMNVHPSAGVNPSGPTTREPFSTQAVYELKVDTNGDAVADLAYRVSFSSTNDGSQVATVRRAQGEAAAGDGPGGQTILASARVSTGREALVSEAAGYRFFAGWRSDPFFFDTEGALNNFQFTGRDFFAGKDVCSIVLELPAEALGPTPVGLWQRTLDGRGGTWVQADRGARPSQSVFLTGEQKSDYLAAQPAGDARFAAIFAHSLEHTGGYSPQEAKRVAESLLPDILFYDSRQPASYPHNGRTLTDDVMDGFIALLTNGRVTRDGVEPHRDLLPEFPYLGPPHELA; encoded by the coding sequence GTGTCCCACCATTACTCTGGACCTGACTACGGCTTTCCCCACGGCGATGCGCGCCTCGATCTCACCGACCTGTACGCCTTCCCGAAACCCGGCGGTGCCGGCAAGTCGATTGTCGTCATGAATGTTCATCCCTCAGCCGGCGTCAACCCATCCGGCCCCACCACCCGCGAGCCTTTCTCGACACAGGCAGTGTATGAACTGAAAGTGGATACAAACGGCGATGCCGTCGCCGATCTTGCCTACCGTGTCTCCTTCTCGTCCACTAACGACGGCAGCCAGGTCGCCACCGTGCGCCGTGCCCAAGGCGAAGCGGCGGCCGGCGATGGCCCCGGCGGACAGACGATCCTCGCTTCGGCGCGGGTTTCCACCGGCCGGGAAGCGCTCGTGTCCGAAGCCGCGGGCTATCGCTTCTTCGCGGGCTGGCGAAGCGATCCCTTCTTCTTCGACACCGAGGGCGCGCTGAACAATTTCCAATTCACCGGCCGCGACTTCTTTGCTGGAAAAGACGTATGCAGCATCGTGCTGGAATTGCCCGCCGAGGCCCTCGGCCCTACCCCTGTCGGTCTTTGGCAGCGCACCCTCGACGGCAGAGGCGGGACGTGGGTTCAGGCGGACCGCGGCGCACGGCCCTCACAATCCGTATTCCTGACCGGCGAGCAAAAGTCCGACTACCTCGCCGCACAACCGGCCGGCGACGCCCGCTTCGCCGCCATCTTCGCGCATTCTTTGGAGCATACGGGCGGCTATTCGCCCCAGGAAGCCAAACGAGTGGCCGAGTCTTTGCTCCCGGATATCCTCTTCTACGATTCGCGGCAGCCGGCGTCTTACCCGCACAATGGCCGCACCCTCACGGATGACGTGATGGACGGCTTCATCGCCCTGCTCACCAACGGAAGGGTGACCCGCGATGGCGTCGAACCGCATCGCGATCTCCTCCCCGAATTCCCCTACCTCGGGCCGCCCCACGAGTTGGCGTAA
- a CDS encoding serine hydrolase domain-containing protein: MEKLQFRVLYRQFLFRMVDLEILSADALGDSNKLLGQFAALLIFVSIFFLSGPALAVASSRLTPEMRVFGTWGVEHFLIATTMLVVGLFAVLSWDSTFPDRRDVLVLAPLPVRARTLFLAKVAAAGTALGLTVLLLHSAAGLVCPLTFSAQPTAQVTMPAFGYLPVRPPADAAGIELLLKDALPPQLPRGMGIVVGVLKHGQRRILAYGAAQPDSIYQVGSITKTFTGLLLAQLAVEGRVRLDEPLRAFLPVGVVAPPGGPEITLLDLATHHSGLGPMPDDFHSGRFRSVAAGFAGYHATDLRASIARHGVGRDAAPPFVYSNWGYSLLGEALAVRAGVSYSELLAQRITGPLHMRDTSVILSPERRQRLIQAYGDRHEPLPPWDLDSFAPAGAINSTADDLLTYLEAQLHAASPALRLSQVPRAAASRESRIALAWFYDRNAGTYGHSGAISGYGSYAFFNPKGDYAGVVLVNQAASFLGALLPLHIRQRLAGEPAISLGLVSVPQGGGLSGVLRMFAVYWAIMLLAGAFIYCCMLCLQGFAAQLLPRRLFLRASSWLQMAAFCVIVCVYCLQPMVPPDTVHATGSGLLGWSPSYWFLGLFQQWTGSPALAVLARRAWLGLAVAFFGTAAAYTLSYLRTIRQIVEEPDIVSGAGDGLWMPGFGHSVRAALVQFSARTLQRSRLHRVILAFYLGVGFALVIAMVKNGGPPNQLADAPAADPWSQVNEPLLAATITLLGFAMLGTRVAFSIPLDLRGNWIFQVTGLRRVPECLSAARRSLLLFSAAPLWLLSAACCFWLWPWRAAAGHLAILAALALILAELCLHGFHKIPFTCSYLPGKSQVHLAILGGLALLWSILLSVMYERQALAEPKLFVPALLGLAVVWACLRWRTAAHAREEGAEVRFEELASPAVQVLGLDRDGAWPNQSPQSGPERPGTP; encoded by the coding sequence ATGGAGAAGCTCCAGTTCCGCGTGCTCTACCGCCAGTTCCTGTTCCGCATGGTCGATTTGGAAATCCTCTCGGCGGATGCTCTCGGCGATTCCAACAAGCTGCTGGGTCAGTTCGCGGCCCTGCTCATCTTTGTGAGCATCTTCTTCCTTTCCGGGCCCGCCCTCGCCGTTGCCTCCAGCCGTCTGACGCCGGAAATGAGAGTGTTTGGAACCTGGGGTGTCGAGCACTTCCTCATCGCCACCACGATGCTGGTCGTCGGGCTGTTCGCGGTGCTGAGTTGGGATTCCACGTTCCCCGATCGCCGCGACGTGCTGGTGCTCGCGCCTTTGCCGGTGCGCGCCCGAACCCTGTTTCTCGCCAAGGTCGCGGCGGCCGGTACGGCGCTGGGTCTCACCGTTCTACTGCTGCACTCCGCGGCGGGTCTGGTGTGTCCGCTGACCTTCAGCGCTCAGCCCACTGCACAGGTGACCATGCCGGCCTTTGGGTATCTTCCGGTGAGGCCGCCTGCCGATGCGGCCGGCATCGAACTACTGCTGAAGGACGCTCTGCCGCCTCAGTTGCCGCGCGGCATGGGCATTGTCGTTGGAGTGTTGAAACACGGCCAGCGCCGAATCCTCGCCTATGGCGCCGCGCAGCCCGATTCCATCTACCAGGTCGGGTCCATCACCAAAACCTTCACGGGACTCCTTCTGGCCCAGTTGGCCGTGGAAGGCCGGGTGCGTCTCGACGAACCGTTGCGCGCCTTCCTGCCTGTGGGGGTGGTGGCCCCTCCCGGTGGCCCTGAGATCACCCTGCTCGACCTGGCAACGCACCACTCCGGCTTGGGGCCCATGCCGGATGATTTCCACTCGGGCCGCTTTCGCAGCGTGGCCGCCGGATTTGCCGGTTATCATGCAACCGACCTGCGGGCCTCCATCGCCAGGCATGGGGTCGGCCGCGACGCCGCTCCGCCCTTCGTCTACAGCAACTGGGGCTACTCCCTCCTCGGCGAGGCGCTCGCCGTTCGAGCCGGAGTCTCGTATTCGGAGTTGCTGGCGCAGCGCATCACGGGCCCCCTCCACATGCGCGATACCTCTGTAATCCTTTCGCCGGAACGGCGGCAGCGCCTCATCCAGGCCTATGGCGACCGGCACGAACCCCTGCCGCCTTGGGACTTGGATTCGTTTGCTCCAGCGGGTGCCATCAACTCCACTGCCGATGACCTGCTCACCTATCTGGAGGCGCAGCTTCACGCGGCTTCGCCCGCGCTGCGTCTATCCCAGGTGCCGCGGGCTGCCGCCAGCCGCGAATCGCGCATCGCTCTTGCCTGGTTCTACGACAGGAATGCCGGCACCTACGGACACAGTGGAGCCATCTCCGGCTATGGCAGCTACGCGTTCTTCAACCCCAAGGGCGACTATGCCGGGGTTGTCCTGGTGAACCAGGCGGCCTCGTTCCTGGGCGCCCTGCTGCCCCTGCACATTCGGCAGCGGCTCGCGGGCGAGCCGGCAATCTCTCTGGGCCTGGTGAGCGTGCCCCAGGGCGGCGGCCTCTCCGGCGTACTTCGCATGTTCGCCGTCTACTGGGCCATCATGTTGCTCGCCGGTGCGTTCATCTATTGCTGCATGCTGTGCCTGCAGGGCTTCGCCGCCCAACTGCTGCCGCGCCGGCTGTTCCTGCGCGCATCCTCCTGGCTGCAGATGGCGGCCTTTTGCGTCATCGTCTGCGTTTACTGCCTGCAGCCGATGGTGCCGCCCGACACGGTTCATGCCACCGGCAGCGGGCTGCTCGGCTGGTCACCGTCTTATTGGTTCCTGGGCCTGTTTCAGCAGTGGACCGGATCGCCGGCGCTGGCTGTGTTGGCGCGCCGGGCCTGGCTCGGACTGGCAGTTGCTTTCTTCGGCACGGCCGCCGCGTACACGCTGTCTTACCTCCGCACTATCCGCCAGATTGTCGAGGAACCGGATATTGTTTCCGGCGCCGGCGACGGCCTCTGGATGCCTGGCTTCGGGCACTCGGTCCGGGCCGCGCTGGTCCAGTTCAGCGCCCGGACCCTGCAGCGCAGCCGGCTCCATCGCGTCATTCTCGCCTTCTATCTGGGCGTCGGCTTCGCACTGGTGATCGCCATGGTGAAGAATGGCGGACCGCCGAATCAACTGGCGGACGCTCCGGCGGCCGATCCCTGGAGCCAGGTGAACGAGCCCTTGCTGGCCGCCACCATCACCCTGCTCGGTTTCGCCATGCTCGGCACCCGCGTCGCCTTTTCGATCCCACTCGATCTGCGCGGAAACTGGATCTTCCAGGTCACCGGCCTCCGCCGTGTGCCGGAGTGTCTATCCGCTGCCCGCCGTTCGCTCCTGCTATTCTCGGCGGCCCCCTTATGGCTGCTCTCGGCCGCGTGCTGCTTCTGGCTGTGGCCGTGGCGCGCGGCCGCGGGTCATCTGGCGATCCTTGCCGCCCTCGCCCTGATCCTCGCCGAGTTGTGTTTGCACGGGTTCCACAAGATCCCGTTCACGTGCTCCTACCTGCCGGGCAAGTCCCAAGTCCATCTGGCGATCCTCGGAGGCCTGGCTCTCCTCTGGTCCATCCTCCTGAGTGTCATGTATGAGCGCCAGGCGCTGGCTGAACCGAAGCTGTTCGTTCCGGCGCTGCTCGGGCTCGCCGTCGTGTGGGCCTGTCTCCGCTGGCGAACTGCGGCCCATGCCCGCGAAGAAGGCGCCGAGGTGCGGTTTGAAGAACTGGCGTCCCCAGCAGTCCAGGTCCTGGGCCTGGACCGCGACGGTGCCTGGCCCAACCAGTCGCCCCAGTCTGGGCCGGAACGCCCGGGCACGCCCTAA
- a CDS encoding ABC transporter ATP-binding protein, with product MLELLHLTKRFHGIAAVEDVSFTARSGEITGYLGPNGSGKSTTMKMITGLMEATSGEIRFQGERIQHASIDYRQRMGYVPEEPHLYAHLSGLEYLIMVGQLRGLAAKPTAGRIDGLLRLFSLHPDRHVPISAYSKGMRQKVLLIAALLHNPALILLDEPFSGLDVATALVLRSLIQELAARGKVVLFSSHELETVERVCSHVVILHRGKVVADDSIEHLRTLMSAPTLEAIFSQLAVEQDTAAISRQVADLIEA from the coding sequence ATGCTTGAACTGCTTCACCTCACGAAACGATTTCACGGCATCGCCGCCGTCGAGGACGTGAGCTTCACCGCCCGCAGCGGCGAGATCACCGGCTACCTGGGTCCCAATGGATCAGGCAAATCCACCACCATGAAGATGATCACCGGTCTGATGGAGGCCACCTCGGGCGAGATCCGCTTCCAGGGGGAACGGATCCAGCACGCTTCCATCGACTACCGGCAACGCATGGGCTATGTGCCGGAGGAGCCGCATCTCTACGCGCACCTCAGCGGCCTGGAGTACCTCATTATGGTGGGCCAGTTGCGCGGACTGGCGGCGAAGCCCACCGCCGGCCGAATCGACGGACTGCTGCGCCTGTTCTCGCTGCACCCTGACCGCCACGTCCCCATCTCGGCCTACTCGAAGGGGATGCGGCAGAAGGTGCTGCTCATCGCCGCCCTGCTGCACAATCCCGCCCTCATCCTGCTCGATGAACCCTTCTCCGGCCTCGACGTCGCGACGGCCCTCGTGCTGCGCAGCCTGATCCAGGAACTGGCCGCGCGCGGCAAGGTGGTGCTCTTCAGCTCACATGAGCTCGAAACGGTCGAGCGGGTCTGTTCCCACGTCGTGATCCTGCATCGCGGCAAAGTGGTCGCCGACGATTCCATTGAGCACCTGCGCACCCTGATGTCGGCTCCGACACTGGAGGCGATCTTCTCGCAACTCGCGGTGGAGCAGGACACCGCTGCCATCTCGCGCCAGGTGGCCGACCTGATTGAAGCCTAG
- a CDS encoding PadR family transcriptional regulator, which produces MAAELKLSHTAALILQAVQTGDGYGFSVMELTGLPSGTVYPAMRRLERDGLVVSQWEGQAIADAGQRPPRKYYQLTEAGQATLAASQRRYPLLAKLAAVETEQA; this is translated from the coding sequence ATGGCTGCCGAGCTGAAACTTTCGCACACCGCCGCGCTGATCCTGCAGGCGGTCCAGACCGGCGATGGCTACGGCTTCAGTGTGATGGAACTCACGGGGCTGCCCAGCGGCACGGTCTATCCGGCGATGCGCCGTTTGGAGCGGGACGGCCTGGTGGTCTCGCAGTGGGAGGGGCAGGCGATCGCCGACGCCGGCCAGCGGCCGCCGCGGAAGTACTACCAACTGACAGAGGCCGGACAGGCGACACTGGCGGCCTCGCAGCGGCGCTATCCTTTGTTGGCTAAACTGGCCGCGGTCGAGACGGAGCAGGCATGA
- a CDS encoding YhgE/Pip domain-containing protein produces the protein MSDYNEKNETVIRNEERHSSGGTVTKVAVAVALVAALGGWWYQSSQVSSVRQEMAQSQQKFEQLQSQMQTTATVAKAQVDETLAKMNDEVAKARQEALANSQRAAKQQAGRVMTTLTAKNEQLTKQLEDYKQATEQKSTQVDEALNGIKGDVGTVRTDVDTTRTDLSQTKEDLKRMTGDMGVMSGLIATNGTELSELRKLGEKDYFEFTLPRNGQAQRVGEIRLALKKTDVKRNKFTMNVLADDKTVEKKDKNVNEPVQFYTSGARTPYEVVVNEIRKDQVIGYLAVPKVKTMAKR, from the coding sequence ATGTCGGACTATAACGAAAAGAACGAGACCGTGATCCGGAACGAGGAGCGTCATAGTTCCGGCGGAACTGTGACCAAGGTGGCCGTGGCCGTGGCCCTGGTGGCTGCCCTCGGAGGCTGGTGGTACCAGAGCAGTCAGGTATCCTCGGTACGCCAGGAAATGGCCCAGTCGCAGCAGAAGTTTGAACAACTGCAGAGCCAGATGCAGACCACCGCCACCGTCGCCAAGGCACAGGTCGACGAGACCCTGGCCAAAATGAACGACGAAGTCGCCAAGGCGCGGCAGGAAGCGCTGGCCAACTCCCAGCGGGCTGCCAAACAGCAGGCCGGCAGGGTGATGACCACACTCACCGCCAAGAACGAACAACTGACGAAGCAGTTGGAAGACTACAAGCAGGCCACCGAACAGAAGTCCACCCAGGTGGATGAAGCCCTCAACGGGATCAAGGGTGACGTTGGCACGGTCCGCACGGACGTGGACACCACCCGGACCGACCTGTCGCAGACCAAGGAAGACCTGAAGAGGATGACGGGCGACATGGGCGTCATGAGCGGCCTAATTGCGACGAACGGTACGGAGCTCTCCGAACTGCGCAAGCTGGGTGAGAAGGACTACTTCGAGTTCACCCTGCCCCGCAACGGCCAGGCCCAGAGGGTCGGCGAGATCCGGTTGGCTCTCAAGAAGACCGATGTGAAGCGGAACAAGTTCACGATGAACGTCCTGGCCGACGACAAGACGGTCGAGAAGAAGGACAAGAACGTGAACGAGCCGGTGCAGTTCTATACCTCCGGCGCACGGACTCCCTATGAAGTGGTCGTGAACGAGATCCGTAAGGACCAGGTGATCGGCTACTTGGCGGTGCCCAAAGTGAAAACGATGGCCAAGCGCTAG
- the hypF gene encoding carbamoyltransferase HypF, whose amino-acid sequence MRLRIRITGAVQGVGFRPHVYRLAASAGLGGFVQNSIQGVLIEAEGPPRVARWLEQKLRETPPANAVVHSFISEEIPEQGITAFRVDDSDTKGEPAAFLLPDLAICPACLADIRDPGNRRYRYPFTTCTHCGPRYSIVEGIPYDRPLTSMRRFPLCPQCEDEYRDPRDRRFHAQTNCCPACGPQLSLWSADGTVMASRQEALSGAVQALREGRIVAIKGIGGFHLCCNARDAAAIRLLRERKHRPTKPFAVMTAAWHVRPEADRLLRSPQAPIVLIEHRGLLPDEIAPGNPYLGLMSPYSPLHALLLDEFQGPMVATSGNLTDEPICFDESEALQRLAGIADVFLIHDRPIVRPVDDSIVRFIDGQAVLLRRARGYAPLPFPAPYPLPDMLATGAHMKNTVAFSRGNLVFLSQHLGDLETVAALENQARTLDDLRRTYQLGPRVVACDLHPDYGSTHAAQAMGLPVEPVQHHEAHVLAGILEHRIEGPVLGVAWDGTGYGHDKTIWGGEFLVFQANRFTRAAHLRPFRLPGGDQAVREPRRSLLGVLHQFGRAGLARPLFQANQFEVLQQMLVTGLNSPVSTSAGRLFDAAAALLGLCPVSTFEGEAAMLLEFAARRAEPCPLPPASTDWQPLFEILANPAHSVPARAACFHHALAGLILQQAQHLGIEQVLLTGGCFQNAILTELAAARLREAGFRVFTHQAIPPNDGAIAAGQILAAALRRQEPSPCA is encoded by the coding sequence ATGCGTCTGCGTATCCGCATTACCGGAGCCGTCCAAGGCGTCGGCTTCCGCCCTCACGTCTATCGCCTGGCCGCTTCGGCGGGTCTGGGCGGCTTCGTTCAAAATTCCATCCAGGGCGTGCTGATCGAGGCCGAAGGTCCTCCGCGCGTGGCGCGCTGGCTGGAACAGAAGCTCAGGGAGACGCCGCCGGCGAACGCCGTCGTCCATTCGTTCATTAGCGAGGAGATTCCGGAACAAGGGATCACTGCCTTTCGAGTCGACGACAGCGACACCAAAGGAGAGCCCGCCGCGTTCCTGCTGCCAGACCTCGCGATCTGCCCGGCGTGCCTGGCCGACATCCGGGATCCGGGCAACCGCCGCTACCGCTATCCCTTCACCACCTGTACGCATTGCGGACCGCGTTACTCGATCGTTGAAGGAATCCCCTACGACCGGCCCCTGACCTCGATGCGGCGCTTTCCGCTGTGCCCGCAGTGTGAGGACGAGTACAGGGACCCGCGCGACCGCCGCTTTCACGCCCAGACCAACTGCTGCCCGGCCTGCGGCCCGCAACTCTCGCTCTGGTCCGCAGACGGCACGGTGATGGCCAGCCGGCAGGAGGCTCTGTCTGGCGCGGTGCAGGCCCTGCGCGAGGGCCGCATCGTGGCGATCAAGGGCATCGGCGGCTTCCATCTCTGCTGCAACGCCCGCGACGCGGCCGCCATCCGCCTGCTGCGCGAACGCAAACACCGCCCCACGAAACCCTTCGCCGTGATGACCGCCGCCTGGCACGTTCGACCCGAAGCAGACCGGCTCCTCCGCTCGCCGCAGGCGCCCATTGTCCTGATCGAGCATCGCGGGCTGCTGCCGGACGAGATCGCTCCAGGCAACCCCTACCTGGGCCTGATGAGCCCGTACTCGCCCCTGCACGCGCTGTTGCTGGACGAGTTCCAGGGTCCCATGGTCGCCACCAGCGGCAACCTCACGGACGAGCCCATCTGCTTCGATGAAAGCGAAGCACTGCAGCGCCTGGCAGGTATCGCCGACGTCTTTCTCATACACGACCGCCCCATCGTCCGGCCCGTCGACGATTCCATTGTGCGTTTCATCGATGGACAGGCCGTACTGCTGCGCCGTGCCCGCGGCTACGCGCCCCTGCCCTTCCCTGCGCCGTACCCGCTGCCGGATATGCTGGCCACCGGTGCGCACATGAAGAACACGGTTGCGTTCTCGCGCGGCAATCTGGTGTTCCTCAGCCAACACTTGGGCGACCTGGAGACGGTCGCTGCCCTGGAGAACCAAGCCCGCACGCTGGACGATCTGCGCCGCACTTACCAACTGGGCCCAAGAGTGGTGGCCTGCGACCTGCACCCCGACTACGGCTCCACCCACGCCGCGCAGGCGATGGGCCTGCCCGTCGAGCCCGTCCAGCATCACGAGGCGCATGTGCTTGCGGGGATCCTGGAACACCGCATCGAGGGTCCCGTGCTCGGCGTGGCCTGGGACGGCACGGGCTACGGCCACGACAAGACAATCTGGGGCGGCGAGTTCCTCGTCTTTCAGGCCAACCGTTTCACGCGCGCCGCGCACCTGCGGCCCTTCCGCCTGCCCGGCGGCGACCAGGCCGTCCGCGAGCCGCGCCGCTCCCTGCTGGGCGTCCTCCACCAGTTCGGCCGCGCGGGCCTGGCGCGCCCCTTGTTCCAGGCCAACCAGTTCGAAGTGCTGCAGCAGATGCTCGTCACCGGCTTGAACAGCCCCGTCAGCACCAGCGCCGGCCGGCTGTTCGATGCCGCGGCGGCGTTGCTGGGCCTCTGCCCTGTTTCCACCTTTGAGGGCGAGGCGGCGATGCTGCTCGAGTTCGCTGCCCGGCGGGCCGAGCCGTGCCCGTTGCCGCCCGCGTCCACAGACTGGCAGCCGCTGTTCGAGATCCTCGCCAACCCGGCCCACTCCGTGCCGGCGCGCGCCGCCTGCTTCCACCACGCGCTGGCCGGCCTCATCCTGCAGCAGGCACAGCATCTCGGAATCGAGCAGGTGCTGCTCACCGGAGGCTGCTTCCAGAACGCCATCCTGACGGAACTCGCCGCCGCCCGCCTGCGCGAGGCAGGTTTCCGTGTCTTCACCCACCAGGCCATTCCCCCGAACGACGGCGCCATCGCCGCCGGCCAGATTCTTGCGGCTGCGTTGCGCCGCCAGGAGCCGTCCCCATGTGCCTAG
- a CDS encoding HypC/HybG/HupF family hydrogenase formation chaperone: protein MCLAIPGQILNLQGDDEITRMARVSFDGIVKEISLAYVPEARTGDYVLVHAGFAIQTIDEAEAERTLKILREMGELDEETGGPGATDA, encoded by the coding sequence ATGTGCCTAGCCATACCCGGCCAGATCCTCAACCTGCAGGGCGATGACGAGATCACCCGCATGGCCCGCGTGTCCTTCGACGGCATCGTCAAGGAGATCTCCCTCGCCTATGTCCCAGAGGCCCGCACAGGCGACTATGTGCTGGTCCATGCCGGCTTCGCCATTCAGACCATTGACGAGGCCGAGGCCGAGCGCACCTTGAAGATCCTGCGCGAGATGGGCGAACTGGACGAGGAAACCGGAGGTCCGGGCGCCACCGATGCATGA
- a CDS encoding hydrogenase maturation nickel metallochaperone HypA/HybF, whose protein sequence is MHELSITESILEIALRHAAGRRVVSVHLVIGELSSYVDESIQLFWQELTRGTLAEEAVLQFAREPGELLCLDCGKQFPVRTRDFICPHCQSASALPATGQDCYVDSIEVFE, encoded by the coding sequence ATGCATGAGCTCTCCATCACGGAGTCGATCCTCGAGATCGCGCTGCGCCATGCCGCCGGCCGCCGCGTCGTGTCGGTTCACCTGGTGATCGGCGAACTGTCCTCCTATGTCGACGAGTCGATCCAACTCTTCTGGCAGGAGCTGACGCGCGGCACGCTGGCGGAAGAGGCGGTGCTCCAATTCGCCCGCGAACCCGGCGAGCTGCTCTGCCTCGATTGCGGCAAACAGTTCCCAGTCCGCACCCGCGACTTCATCTGCCCTCACTGCCAGTCCGCCAGCGCGCTGCCGGCCACGGGCCAAGACTGCTACGTTGATTCCATCGAGGTATTCGAATGA